DNA sequence from the Lachancea thermotolerans CBS 6340 chromosome H complete sequence genome:
GGTCCCTCGTCTAGCGCGGTTTCGACtaaggaagaggaagaccAAGACATAAACAAGACAGCAGGCGAATCATCTTCCTACGAGGAGGACAAAAGCGTCAGTAAACAGACTCGCACGGAGGCTCCGCACGATGTGTTCGCAGACCTAAATGGGTCATGGGGTGGGAGTGAGCGACTCAACGCAATTTTCAATGGGCCCCTGTTGGACAGCGACAAGCTGACCAGCCACAAAGACCGCAATGACTGGTCTGAGTACCTGGAGTCTGTGAAGGCCTTCTACTATACAAACGGTCCCCTCAACCAGGACCTTGAGGCAGGTCTTCGCAGGGAAGGTTCCAGTAACCTCGACGACAcagaggaaaacaagctaCACACATTTTTAGAGAAGCAACGCTCGGACTTCAAAGAGACTCGAAAACACTGGAGACAGCTCGAGCggcaaaaaaaacaaaaatgggTCCCAACACTACGCAAACTACTTCTGGACAGTCAATATCTACCCTTAAGTTTCCGTATGTTCATTGTTATCCTGTCTGCCATCGCGCTGGGCCTGGCTATCCgcattttccaaaattctAAAGGTGAACTTGAGTTTTCCGGGTCTTCTGTCCCGCAGCAGGCAAGCACTATCATGGCGATCTGCGTCAACTCCATCGCAGTGCTATATTTGTTTTATATTGCCTATGATGAGTTTTCTGGCAAGCCCTTGGGACTGCGGGATCCTGTGGGCAAGCTCCGGCTAATTCTGCTCGATCTACTCTTCATCATTTTTTCGAGTGCCAACCTGGCACTGACTTTTAATACACTTTACGACAAACAATGGGTGTGCACTGAGGGGAAGTACTCCGAGGATGAGCTACCAAAAATGGAATATATCTGCAGGAAGCAGAGAGCTCTGGCATCATTTCTATTTGTCGTACTTTTCATGTGGGTGGTGACTTTTACGGTCAGCATCCTCAGGGTGGTGGAGAAAATGAGTTCAGGCTCACCACGGTAAACGTTGCCTGAAGGCAGACATTCGTCAAGTAAATTTCGAGATATTTAAAAGAACTAACGCTCAAACTAACCGTTACATTTCTCTCGGTAGTCCCTCCTCTTGTTGCCGATGAGCCGTTGAAAGGTATGTTTTCGTAGGAGTGGCAAATCCTAATTCGTACCAAACTAAACAACCTTACGCTGGCCCAGATCGGTTAGAACTTGGAATAAGTAAGGCGATCCAGTCGGCTTTTAAGTGATTAACGCATTATGTCTGACACTTTACCAAGGGCGGATGATCTAGAAGCTACTTGGAATTTCGTAGAACCAGGAATCCACCAGATATTGGGCCGTGATGGgacagcttcttcaactttaaAGAGGGTGGATAAAGTGCTCTCACCTGCGATGTATATGGAAGTTTACACGGCTATTTACAACTACTGCGTGAACAAATCGAGCTCAGCCGGCCAATTCAACACTGATAGCAGCAGACAGAATCAGTCTTCGCTGTTGGTGGGCGGCGAAATCTACCAGAAATTAAAAGATTGCTTGCAAAACTACTTGTCAGGTCTACAAAGGGACGCAAATGAGAGTTTCTTGCAGTTTTATGTGAGACGTTGGAAGCGGTTTACCGTGGGAGCGGTGTTCCTTAATCATGCGTTTGACTACATGAACAGGTACTGGGTGCAGAAGGAGAGAAGTGACGGCAAAAGACATATATTTGACATCAACACCCTATGTCTGATGACATGGAAGGAGGTGATGTTTGACAAAAACGTCGATCTCTTGGTGAAGGAAGTCTTGGAGCAAATAGAGCTACAAAGAGACGGTCATGTAATTCTGCAAACTGACACCACCGTCGCAATTCGGTCCTTTGTGGCTCTTGGCATTGATCCTCAGGacctgaaaaagctcaacttGAACGTTTACATACAGCATTTCGAGAAGCCGTTTTTGGAGAGCACGCGGCAGTATTACCGCAAGTTGTCCAGGGAGTATCTCGCTTCACACTCTGTGACAGAATATATCTTCGAAGCTCAggaaaagatcaaagaTGAGGAAACTAAGATCGTGCTCTATCTTGATGAGCACACTAAGAAGCTGCTGTCAGAGGCCTTGAATTCGGTTCTCATCACCGACCACTCGGAGGCTCTCGAGAACGAGTTCATCTCGCTGCTAGATTCCCGCGATGAAAACAAGATTGCTACTTTGAACAGCCTCATGCAGAGAGATATCCTACTACTGCCTAAGCTAGCTCAAGCATACGAAGAGTATGTGAAGAAAACCGGTGAGCAAGAGATCTCTCGTCTACTCGCAGAACATAGAGCAAAGCTCAGCGAGAACGCGGAAGAGAACGCGGGTTCCAAGAAGTCTGCCGCTGGCCCAGCTGTGCCTCCTAACGAGTAcgtcaagaagctcatcgaggTTTACGAGACCTTCATCAAGATCACTCGCGActgctttcaaaatggtTCTTTGTTCACAAAGGCACTGGACAATGCATGCCGTGCGTACATCAATGCGAATGAGCTGGCAATTCCACCTGGCTCACCAAAGTCAGTCACGTCAAAGACGCCGGAGATGCTCGCCAAATACAGTGACCAGTTGCTTAAAAGATCCGCAAAAGCAACAGAGGGTGCCTCGGAGTTGTCTGCCGACGACATTATGACCATATTCAAGTTCCTGACTGACAAGGACGCGTTCGAGACCCACTACAGAAGACTGTTTGCCAGGCGTTTGATCCATGGCACTTCGAcgtctgaagaagacgaggagaTGGTTATTCAGCGCCTGCAAAGCGAGAACAGCATGGAATACACCGGGAAGATTACGAAGATGCTGCAAGACATACGACTGTCGAAGCagcttgagaaagagtTTGAGAGCGCGATCAAAATTGCGCCAGACTACAGCAGGGCCAAATATCCTGAGTTCCAACCGTTCGTCCTTGCTGAGACCATGTGGCCTTTCTCATACCAAGACGTGGAGTTCAATCTCCCTCAGGAGTTAGTTCCCACGCACAGGGGTCTTGAGAAGCTGTACACCAACAAGCACAACGGAAGAGTGCTAAAGTGGCTGTGGCCGCTGTGCCGTGGTGAAGTGGTCGCCGACATCGGGAAGCCAGGAAAGCCCCCATTCATTTTTACTGTGACATTGTTCCAGATGGCCATCTTGCTGGCCTTCAACGACCGCTCAACGTTTACCCTCGAGGAGATACAGGAGCACACCAGCCTGAGCGCCTCCAACATTGCGTCCTCAATAATCCCCTTTATTAGATGGAAGCTTatccagcagcagccaCCCGGGCTCGACGCGCTCTCACGCATGGATACCCAATTTAAGCTGTCTACCCCATACAAGGCTCTCAAAACGCGCATCAACTTCGCAGCGGGCGTGAAGAGCGAAGCGCCAGGCAGCATCGGGGGTAAGAGCGGAGAGCCTTCGGAGCTTCAGAAGATTGAAAAGGAGCTCTCTACTGAAAGACAAATTTTCCTTGAGGCCTGCATCGTTAGAATCATGAAAGCCCGCAGAAAGCTGCCCCACGCGACTCTGGTCAATGAGTGTATTGCGCAATCCCACCAGCGTTTCAACGCTAAAGTTTCTCTCATTAAAAGGGCCATCGATAACCTGATTGCTAAGGAGTATCTGCAGAGGTGCGATGACGGAGAGTCCTACGAGTATTTAGCATAAACGCGGCTCCATTTCATTGCAGCGGCATAATCGCGCCGCTCAAATCGAGGTGCCAATGTTTGCCAGCGCACATTTAGTCTCTTTTAAATCACGAGCTAGCCGCGGCTTTGTCATGTCGAGGCCCGACCCGTGCTCCCCTGGAATTATATCCTGCGCTTTTTCTCTCGTGGATACGCTTACGCATGCATCGCTACAGTGCAGGGAATTACAATTTTACCACaggaaaaatttttcacttcCGCAGGAATAGTCATTGAATGACCAGTGCAAATAGCGAAGCCAGTCAATATTAGATCCGGTGACTAACCGCAGCTAAATCCCatcgtttttgaagcagctaTAAAGCGGTATCTATAAGAAGTCGGCGAGACAGATTTGATATTCTGATCATAAAGCCAAAAATTGCACTAAGATGAGCAACTCCGGATTTCAGCAAGTTACTGAATCGACTACACAAGTAGAGCGCCCTAACCCCTACGGGCCAAACCCCGCTGACTACCTATCGAATGTGGCGAACTTCCAGCTGATTGACTCCACCCTGAGAGAGGGTGAGCAGTTTGCCAACGCTTTTTTCACGACGGAGAAGAAGATAGAGATCGCTAAGGCCCTAGATGACTTTGGTGTGGACTACATCGAGCTGACCTCGCCTGTGGCGTCGGAGCAAAGCAGGAGCGACTGTGAGGCGATCTGTAAGCTGGGATTGAAGGCTAAGATCCTGACTCACATCCGTTGCCACATGGACGACGCCAAAGTCGCAGTTGAGACCGGCGTTGACGGTGTGGACGTTGTCATCGGCACTTCCAAGTTCCTGAGGCAGTACTCCCACGGCAAGGACATGAACTACATTGCCAAGAGCGCGATCGAGGTGATCGAGTTTGTCAAGTCCAAGGGCATCGAGATCAGATTCTCGTCTGAGGACTCTTTCAGATCGGACCTTGTGGATCTGCTGAATATCTACAAGACCGTGGACAGCATCGGTGTTAACAGAGTGGGTATTGCCGACACAGTTGGTTGTGCGAACCCCAGACAGGTTTACGAGCTGCTGAGAACCTTGAAGACCGTGGTACACTGCGACGTGGAGTGCCACTTCCACAACGACACCGGGTGCGCCATCGCCAACGCCTACACCGCTCTAGAAGGCGGCGCCAGGCTGATTGATGTGGCCGTGTTGGGCATTGGTGAGAGAAATGGTATCACGCCCCTGGGTGGGCTGATGGCGAGAATGATCGTGGCTGCGCCCGAGTACGTCAAGTCCAAATACAAGCTGCATAAAATCAGAGACATCGAGAACCTGGTCGCTGAGGCCGTCGAGGTCAACATTCCATTCAACAACCCTATCACCGGCTTCTGTGCATTCACCCACAAGGCAGGCATTCACGCCAAGGCTATCCTGGCTAACCCATCTACTTACGAGATTCTGAACCCACACGACTTCGGGTTGAAGAGATACATCCACTTCGCCAACAGGCTGACAGGCTGGAACGCGATCAAGTCGAGAGTCGACCAGCTGAATCTGAACATGTCCGACGAGCAGTGCAAAGAGGTCACAatgaagatcaagaagctgggcGACATCAGGCCGTTGAGCATCGACGACGTGGACTCTATCATTAAGGACTTCCACTCGGAGATCACCACGCCACAGCTCAGAAACATGGACGCGCAGGGCAGCGACGACTTGAACAACCTCGACATCAGCGCGCCTGCCGCTAAGAAGGCTAAAAAGTCCCAGTGAGCAccagcgcgcgccgcggGTTATGATAATCTTCTATATCTATAAATCATGTGTAAATGATAATACACGCAAGCAACTAACTTCAGGGATGTCCGCCCCCCGCCTTTATACTTGGCACACGTAGAGGCTGCCCTGCTCGGTGCTTATCAGTAACTTATCGGAGCGGGAGTCGTAGTCCATGTCTATAACGTCAAAAGCCCGTGCGGAGACCTGGCTCGCGAAGTCGAGCACCTGGCGGCCCGACGTTGCGTCGAAAAGCGAGCCCTGCGCGGCGACGAATCGGTCCTGTCTCACAAACTTGCACCGCTGAAGGAACTTGTGCGGGTTGGCGGATGCGGGGAGTGTGGCAGATGCCAGCAGCCGGGAGCCCTCCCTGGTGGGCTCCAGTTTGGCGTCGCTGACGTGTATCTGGTGGTCGAACGCGAGCGTACACAGCTTGCCACTGGCCGAAACGTCGAGAGACGTGACCGCGTCCGAGTGGGCCGCAGGCCAGCTGGAAAACGCGTGGTCTGCGCTGCGGCGGAGGTCGTAGGCTCTGATGACGGGCTCGAGCCCGGACGCGTAGACGAGGTGCTCGTTCTGCGGATCCTGGGCCACGGCGAAGAGAGGAAACTCGGAAGCGGCCTGCCACACGGGGCGCTTGGCGCCGGACGCGTCCCAGACCTTGAGGGCGCCGTCGTCGCCGACCGAGGCGAAACGGCTCTCACCCAGCGCGCGCACCTGGTTGACGACGCGGCGGTGGCCCGCGAGGCCCCGCAGCAGCTGGCCGGTTTCGAGGTCGCAAAGCGCAAGGCGGGTGTCGGACGAGCCGGTGACCGCGCAGCGGTCGCCGAGCGCGTCCAGCGCGGTGATGGCGGCGTTGCCGTGGTGGTAGCTGTCGATGGTGTAGTTTTGGCCGGAGTCCAGGTCCCAGAGCGAGAGGTGCGGGTCGAGGCCCGCGGAGAGCGCGAGCGACCCGGCGCGGAGGAGGCGGCAGGCGAGCACGGCGTGGTCGTGGGCACTGGCGAGCTCGAGGGGCGCGGGGGCGGAGGGCATGGCGGTGGGAGGCGTGGTTGAGATGAGCTGAGGGCGGCGATggagatgagatgagctggGGCAGGCCGCACGTGACGGAGAGATGACGTCACGCGACGAGACAAGATCCCACGTGATGTACCCGCGCCGTCACGTGACTACGTCCCTACCACGTGACAAACCACCATCCACGTCCCACCGCCCACACACCCCTGACATAAGCACCGGGCTTACGTAAACCCACTCCCCCGCATCCCGCCCACGTCATCGCCCCACGCTGGCCCCCGCCAATCACAGCGCCCACAATTCCGCGCCCCCTCGTCCTCCGCGACCTCCCCAAACACCGCGTCCGGTTGGCGGGCGCTCGCCCGCGCGTGCTCGCCCGTCCGCGCGGGCGAGCACGCGGACTGCTTTCGGTGTCCGCGCCAGCACAAAAGGGGCAGTTCTGGAAAAGCTACCGCAGCTCGCCCTGTTAGCGCAGGTGTTAAATTCGGAGCACAAAAGTCCAAAGCAGGATAATTCGCACCGGAAGGTATCGCAGAGAACCCGCTCGCACTCGCACACACccgcacacacacacatacACAATACTCGGAACAATGTTGAGCCAATCCGCACGCGCtagtttgaaaaagtctctgaagctgcagctgccCGCCATGCCCGCCATGCCCGCCGTGGGCGGGCGGTTCTACTCGGAGGGCTCTGTCGGGTCGCCCCGCGGCGAAGGCGCGGACGACTCGTTCGTGAGGCGGGAGCGCGCGCAGGAGGACTACTTCATCAGACAGCACGAGAAAGAACAGCTGGAGAAGTTGAGACAGCAGGtcaagcagcagcagcagaagatCGAGCACCTGGAGGGCCGCCTGGGCGACAAGCTGAAGGAGGGCCAGTGAGCTAGCcgccgcgccgccgcgccgcgTAGCACTACTACATACATCATCCATACATATTCTTTAAACGTTTAGCAGCTGCCGAGAGCGGAGAGAGAGCGCGGCGACGGCTCCGTGTGTGGTGACAGATCAGAGGGCGGGGAATGggggcgcgggcgcgcgccTCGGGTGGCCTGGCTGGTGGCCGCGAGGCGCGCGGTAGCAGCGGGAGTTGCACGCCGGCCGGCGCCCGCCTCTGGCGGGCGCCACGCGGCGTTTTATGAGTGGTCACTACGTACGGAGACCAGCGCCGGGCTATATAACGCTGAGCTGAGGTGCGTGTCGTCGTCCGCGCAGGACTTGCCCTTCGCCTCAGCACCAACAGCCATGACAGACCCCTGCAAGCCACAGGCGTGCGCGATACAAGGTATGTGAGTGCCCGCTCCAGCGCTGCTCCCGCCCGCAACTAACATCCCGCAGGCTGTCTCACCAAGACCGGGTTCGACGAAAGCAAGTGCTCCCACCTCATCGACAGCCTCTACGAGTGCTGCTCCAAGTTCTACAACGAGCGCGGCGCCGACGCGCGCACGCCCTGCTGCCCCGTGCCGTCGCTGCTGCGGCTGAAGCTCGAGCAGCGCGCCTGCGGGCCGCTTGACGCCAAACGGGTGCGGTGAGCCCGCGAACGCGCGCGGACTCGCTACTGCAAGATAGAAATGTGCATTTAGAACCGCGTAGCCTGCCCACTCGCGGGTTTCCCCGCGCGGCAAGGCACGACTTTGAAAGGTTGGTAAAAACGCGATGGCCCCATGAATCGCCATCATGGAAAATCACTCTAAGACTACCGCGAGCACGAAGACGCCAGGCCTTGGAGCATCCTGGGTGCGTAACGTTCATGGAAGAGATGCAACGTACCGTGACTCTGGGTGTCTAGATAAAAGACATTGTATTGGTTTTGtaagaaagagagaaagCGAAGGCTACTTCTGCCGGAGCCGGCGTATTTATACACAggcggcgggcgcgccgGGTAACGGACGTGCGTGGCCGGGCGAGGGCTGGAGCACGTGACAGTACAAGCCATGTGACCATATATctcagtcacgtgcctcGTACTCCCGCACGTCGGGCACGAACTGCTTCGCCGGGCTCTCGTCCGTCACCCACAGCCGCGTGCCGCTCACGTTGCTAATGCTGTTCTCCATGCGTACGCTGCGCTCGAACTCCTGCAGCGCGTCCTCGATGGTGGCGGGCGCCAGCCCTACGTCTAGCAGCTGCTTCCGCAGCATCGCGACGTGCAGTGCCACCTTCATCTGGCGCGTCTGCACGAGCTTGCGCTCATTGAGGATCTGCAGCTCGCGCTTCTTGCGCTGCGCGTTCATCTGCttggcgatgagctccTGGGCCTGGCGCGCCTTGAGTGCCTGCTCCTCGAGCCGCAGCTCCGCGGCGAGCCGCGCGCGGTAGTTGTCCACAGCAAAGAACGACAGCGCCAGCACGGAGAACAGCGTTGCGAGCTCCAGGAACGGCTTGCGCGCGGGCTCGCGCGGCGCGTGGAAGGGTGCCATGGGCGCCGCAGGCGTGGCAGGTGCGAGCCGCGGGCCCAGGCTACCGAAGTAGGTGGGTGGAGTGCTGTAGTAGCGGCGCGTGCTTCGGAGCATCTTCAGCGCGTGCTGGCGGTCGCGGGCGCGTCGCGCTAGCGTTTACATCTTATATTAACTAAATCAACGGCGAGCCGGACTGTATCTCGTGAGATGTGATACAAACACAGCGGTGGACCCGTGACCGAGATCGCGTACTCGCGGCGACGTACTCGCGCATCGAACTCTCCGGTGATGACGTGGAAACGCAGTTAAGTTACAAAGTATTTAGAACGTGACGATCAGTGTCCCGGGCGAACTTAGTGACGACGAGAGGCGGTGATGATGTCGTTCATCTCCTCGACCTTAGCCTTGGCTCTGCCGAAAGTACccaatctcttcttggcgaCCTTTCTGGCTCTCTTCTCACCGGCGTTTCTGATCAAGTCGATCAATCTTCTCTCGTATGGGGCCAAACCGGCGACCTCCTTGACCAAAGATCTGACGAACTTGGTTCTGTTAGAGGAAGCACCCTTTCTGTACGAGATCTTTGGGGCTGGGGTCATCTGGGTGACCTTCTTACCCTTGTTCAAACCAGTAGCGATACCTGCGTGCTGTTAGTAAGCTGTGCGTGTGGCGTGTGGTGCGAGGAGCGCGGCGTGTGACGAGCGGACTTCGACGGCCCGCCCGGGTTTCCCTGGTGCCCGGCTGTTTTGCGTTGCGTCTCATTCTCTCCTCCTCTTTCTCCTGAGAGCTAGCCACCCCGGTCTTGGTCTGTTCCTCGTGCGCGCACGGTACGGCCTGGCCTTCGCTCTTGATCCACAACCCTGGTTCCTCTCGTGTGTCTCACGCAATTTTCTCGAGTCTTCCCACAAGGCTGCATCGCTTCAAGTAAATCGTGCGCATAGCGCACATCGAGCCCCACAAGTTTCCCGTGTCTCATACACCATGCCGCGTTCCCTCGTTCTCTGCCTTCGACATACCAGATTTAACGGCCATTGTTACTCTTGCTGTGCTTGGTCTTGTAAAGTAGAGgagccttcaaaaatccCGAATTGTTTTATTcacctgctgctgtctgggtaaaaattttccagaACGAAGCTTACACAGTACGGGACGAGCACTGCCGGGGGGGCCTGTTACCCGGATACTGGGCGCCTGGGCGGCTACACTCGCTAGCGAGGCCGCCGCCCGGTGGAGGCTAGGCGGAGGCGAGCCTACCGGACCAGCGTGCTAGGCTGGGATCCGATGCCCCAGGCAGACCACGTCCAGCGTCCCCCGCCTGGCGCCCCCGCCTAGCTCCCGCGGGATTACGGCCAGTGTCGTCATCTGCGTGGGGCGGCTGTTTGCGTGGGTCTGTGAACGCATGAATGCGAAAAAGTTCCACGATCGTCGGATTTGAACATGATGCATGGGTGCGAGCAGTCAAATGTAAACTAAAGCGTAGATCATGACATGTATATGTCATGTGATAGCATGCTCACGTGTTAGTAGATAATCTGTTCTCTTCTGGCTATTTACAGTTATGTGAGTTTGAGCCCGCCGCGCAGGCGATATATGCCTTCAGACGGTGATAGTCTTCAGGTCGAAGCCGTAACTACTTAGGGCAGCGAGGATGTCGCGCACGCTGGTGCCCGCGTAGGCGTCCAGGAACTGCTTGTAAGTGAGTGTCTCGCCATCGGCGCGGTGCTcgagcttctcgagcgGGtacagcagctgcagcagcttACGGCGACCGCACGTGACACGGACGGTTTCGCCGTCCAGGGCCTCCTCGAAGTACACGGTGTGCTCCGCGCCGTCAATGCCGCGCACCACGGCAGCGTCCTTGTGCGGCGGGTTCTCACGCAGCTCCTGTCTCTGCAGCACGCGGTAGCGCAGCTTCCAACCAGTGGGGCCCAGCTCCTTGATTCTCGCAGACTTCTCCTTGGTCAGGTAGTTATCGATGCCGCCCTCCTTGGTCACGGTCCGCAGCACCTTCGCAGTCATCCGTATGCTCACGTTGCGGCTCAGGGCCTCGCTCCATAagcccttcttgatcaCGTTCGGCAACCACCGTCTCCGGGTCTTGGTCTTGCTCTCGGCAACGTTGTTTCCGTACTGTATGAACGACCCACCGTACAGGCCCTTGTTGCTCTGCTTGAAGATCTGCGACTCGCCGAACTCGTAGTCCGGGAACGCCTTGCGCGCCTTGGGAACGAAAATGGGCCTCGCGTCGCCAACTTTGTAGTCCGGCTTCTTCGCCACGTTTCTGCACTCCACCAGCCGCCACTCCCGGAAGAGGCAGGGAATCGTCGAAAAGCCCCTCTGCAGCCTTGGCCAATTGACGGACATCGCTTGTGTGGTGTCTGAGGCTCTTGGATCGCCGTGTCGATGCTCCAGCATCCATGAATTGCCAGTAAAACAATTtataaaaatttgagaaatcACGGGCCACGTGACGTACCCGCCTATCTAACTTGCCGCGCAAGCGCTCTATCTGCAATGCTCACTTCCAAACCTTTCTCAGCCCTTTCCAGTTCCCCAAGTTCGCAGGCTTCTGGCCTGCGCCTGGCTCGCACCGATGCGAAGGGCTCTGTCTCAACAGCGCCACCTCCTGCTCGAGTTGGGCGATTTTGTCCTGCAACTCTTGGTTTTCGCTCATTACTTGCAAGTTTCTCGCCATAGTCTCCTGTAAGTCTGCCTTAAGATCCGTAGGGAGCTCCGCGTCTGGGTTGGGCAGCGAGCGCTTGCGCACTTCCTCTTTGAGCTGCGTCTTGAGGTGCGCCACTTCTGCCACGAGATCTCGGTTTTCATCCTGCAATGTCTCCATGGCAAGCCGGTTCTCGATCAATTCGTTAGCGATACTGATATGCTCTCTGTTCAGTATCGTATGGTCGTGCTCTAGCTTCCTAACTTCGTTGTGCaattgtttgttttttatACGTAGCGCCTCGAACTGCGCTTCCTTCTGCGACTCGAGCAGATGTATCTCCTCATACTCTGCAACATAGCGTTTCAGCGTTATGGGTGTGATCTGCACTTCCTTCATGGCATCCTCCACAAATGCGTCGATATCGTAGTCCTCATCGGTGATTTCTGGGCTGCTCTCCTTCTTTGGTATGGCCCGGCTAAGTAGCGAAACGGTTGAGCCCGAGTCGCCTTTAGTAGCTTTCGCCCGCCGCCGCTCCTTGACAGAATCTTTTAGATAGTACGCAAACAGTCCGTCTTTGAGAAACTCTAAAAGTTGATCAAACTGCAGGGCCAGCAACGTCTTCTCGTTCCGAATCATCAGAACAACTGCAAACTTCAGAATAGCATCAACTCCCTCAACTAAGATGATGTCAAAGATACGCAGCACAAAGCAGAGTGGGAACCTATAGGCAAAACATGTAAGAAACCATTGCGAGGCATACATCGAGGACCTCACGCCCTGTCTTGCTAGGTGATAGTAAAGAGAAGGAGAGTTCTCTTCCAGGAGGCGGTCAAATTGATACAGCTTCACATGCAATCCTGGCATCCCTGGCAAGAATAAGTCTCGTAATCCGTATCCTTTCATTAAGCTTATCAACAGGCCAAATGCCTCAGCCTCAGATTCCACATTTAGAATTAGCGCAGTCGTTATAAAACCCATTCCTTGAGTGTATCCCACTGCATCGTCATATATAGAGTAGGCCTTCAGCACATTGAACAAAGAATCTGTCTTATCGTCTGGAATGTAGTTGGTTCTCAATATATCCCGTTGAATAGCTTTTTCGTGAGGCGACTCACAAGCCTCCAATGCTCCGTATATTTCTTCGACGCCTTTCGACTTTGTATTTGCCATAAGTTGCCAGATAATTCCCCTAATTTGAGGTGGTATCCCCCCTGTGATTtcctgctccagcttcaCAGAGTCTTTTTTGGCTACTTCAGCGTAGTTGTTAACAAGCCTCGTCCAAAAAGGCCAGTCTATTTCTACAAGCTCACGGTGCTCTTCCGGATCTTGGGAaggctctttttctgcgGATATTGTTTCCAAAAAGGCTGTGTAGCTGGACTTCAACATCCGAGTTCCCTCTTGCAGGCTCTCTTGAGTCACCCCATCTTTCGAAAGGTATTCCTCTTCGTAGTCATTGAATCTGCTTATGACTAGGTCAAAGTCAGCGCTGGCGGATCGCTTATGACCTGACCTGGGCGGCAAGCTTGGCGGGGAAGGTTGTGCATGAGTCAAGGCCGCATTCTTCCTGAACTTCTCAGACTTGAGTTCCTCTGAGAGGGGAGGGGGCACAGGATGAACctggcttttcttgagagTGGAGGCAGGTAAAGCTGCAGAACCACGTGGAGGCAGTGGCGGAGAAGATGTGTTTAGGCTTCGTGGGGGCAATGCCGGCAATGGCCGCGCTCCACTTCCATCTGGCAACAGAGGAGGAGGTGCTGTTTCCTGGTCAACTTGCTTCACCGTGTGGTCAGGTCc
Encoded proteins:
- a CDS encoding KLTH0H02508p (conserved hypothetical protein), whose amino-acid sequence is MPSAPAPLELASAHDHAVLACRLLRAGSLALSAGLDPHLSLWDLDSGQNYTIDSYHHGNAAITALDALGDRCAVTGSSDTRLALCDLETGQLLRGLAGHRRVVNQVRALGESRFASVGDDGALKVWDASGAKRPVWQAASEFPLFAVAQDPQNEHLVYASGLEPVIRAYDLRRSADHAFSSWPAAHSDAVTSLDVSASGKLCTLAFDHQIHVSDAKLEPTREGSRLLASATLPASANPHKFLQRCKFVRQDRFVAAQGSLFDATSGRQVLDFASQVSARAFDVIDMDYDSRSDKLLISTEQGSLYVCQV
- the CDC53 gene encoding cullin CDC53 (similar to uniprot|Q12018 Saccharomyces cerevisiae YDL132W CDC53 Cullin structural protein of SCF complexes (which also contain Skp1p Cdc34p and an F-box protein) involved in ubiquitination SCF promotes the G1-S transition by targeting G1 cyclins and the Cln-CDK inhibitor Sic1p for degradation); amino-acid sequence: MSDTLPRADDLEATWNFVEPGIHQILGRDGTASSTLKRVDKVLSPAMYMEVYTAIYNYCVNKSSSAGQFNTDSSRQNQSSLLVGGEIYQKLKDCLQNYLSGLQRDANESFLQFYVRRWKRFTVGAVFLNHAFDYMNRYWVQKERSDGKRHIFDINTLCLMTWKEVMFDKNVDLLVKEVLEQIELQRDGHVILQTDTTVAIRSFVALGIDPQDLKKLNLNVYIQHFEKPFLESTRQYYRKLSREYLASHSVTEYIFEAQEKIKDEETKIVLYLDEHTKKLLSEALNSVLITDHSEALENEFISLLDSRDENKIATLNSLMQRDILLLPKLAQAYEEYVKKTGEQEISRLLAEHRAKLSENAEENAGSKKSAAGPAVPPNEYVKKLIEVYETFIKITRDCFQNGSLFTKALDNACRAYINANELAIPPGSPKSVTSKTPEMLAKYSDQLLKRSAKATEGASELSADDIMTIFKFLTDKDAFETHYRRLFARRLIHGTSTSEEDEEMVIQRLQSENSMEYTGKITKMLQDIRLSKQLEKEFESAIKIAPDYSRAKYPEFQPFVLAETMWPFSYQDVEFNLPQELVPTHRGLEKLYTNKHNGRVLKWLWPLCRGEVVADIGKPGKPPFIFTVTLFQMAILLAFNDRSTFTLEEIQEHTSLSASNIASSIIPFIRWKLIQQQPPGLDALSRMDTQFKLSTPYKALKTRINFAAGVKSEAPGSIGGKSGEPSELQKIEKELSTERQIFLEACIVRIMKARRKLPHATLVNECIAQSHQRFNAKVSLIKRAIDNLIAKEYLQRCDDGESYEYLA
- the SRF1 gene encoding phospholipase D regulator (similar to uniprot|Q12516 Saccharomyces cerevisiae YDL133W) yields the protein MSSSRPEGETSNGEKKYSHALDAEPSDFGGQNSRVSQGHSSTASGSDSRDQDGSRSKFLNSYGLVATTVPPFALDEQLKQQNLRQVQTHSALVAEKELGRYCKDPFLVSHNLRWGPFAENVGSNAAYFNKATKPATGSPGFTLYEDDAGPSSSAVSTKEEEDQDINKTAGESSSYEEDKSVSKQTRTEAPHDVFADLNGSWGGSERLNAIFNGPLLDSDKLTSHKDRNDWSEYLESVKAFYYTNGPLNQDLEAGLRREGSSNLDDTEENKLHTFLEKQRSDFKETRKHWRQLERQKKQKWVPTLRKLLLDSQYLPLSFRMFIVILSAIALGLAIRIFQNSKGELEFSGSSVPQQASTIMAICVNSIAVLYLFYIAYDEFSGKPLGLRDPVGKLRLILLDLLFIIFSSANLALTFNTLYDKQWVCTEGKYSEDELPKMEYICRKQRALASFLFVVLFMWVVTFTVSILRVVEKMSSGSPR
- a CDS encoding homocitrate synthase (highly similar to uniprot|Q12122 Saccharomyces cerevisiae YDL131W LYS21 and to uniprot|P48570 Saccharomyces cerevisiae YDL182W LYS20 homocitrate synthase), producing the protein MSNSGFQQVTESTTQVERPNPYGPNPADYLSNVANFQLIDSTLREGEQFANAFFTTEKKIEIAKALDDFGVDYIELTSPVASEQSRSDCEAICKLGLKAKILTHIRCHMDDAKVAVETGVDGVDVVIGTSKFLRQYSHGKDMNYIAKSAIEVIEFVKSKGIEIRFSSEDSFRSDLVDLLNIYKTVDSIGVNRVGIADTVGCANPRQVYELLRTLKTVVHCDVECHFHNDTGCAIANAYTALEGGARLIDVAVLGIGERNGITPLGGLMARMIVAAPEYVKSKYKLHKIRDIENLVAEAVEVNIPFNNPITGFCAFTHKAGIHAKAILANPSTYEILNPHDFGLKRYIHFANRLTGWNAIKSRVDQLNLNMSDEQCKEVTMKIKKLGDIRPLSIDDVDSIIKDFHSEITTPQLRNMDAQGSDDLNNLDISAPAAKKAKKSQ